The genome window NNNNNNNNNNNNNNNNNNNNNNNNNNNNNNNNNNNNNNNNNNNNNNNNNNNNNNNNNNNNNNNNNNNNNNNNNNNNNNNNNNNNNNNNNNNNNNNNNNNNNNNNNNNNNNNNNNNNNNNNNNNNNNNNNNNNNNNNNNNNNNNNNNNNNNNNNNNNNNNNNNNNNNNNNNNNNNNNNNNNNNNNNNNNNNNNNNNNNNNNNNNNNNNNNNNNNNNNNNNNNNNNNNNNNNNNNNNNNNNNNNNNNNNNNNNNNNNNNNNNNNNNNNNNNNNNNNNNNNNNNNNNNNNNNNNNNNNNNNNNNNNNNNNNNNNNNNNNNNNNNNNNNNNNNNNNNNNNNNNNNNNNNNNNNNNNNNNNNNNNNNNNNNNNNNNNNNNNNNNNNNNNNNNNNNNNNNNNNNNNNNNNNNNNNNNNNNNNNNNNNNNNNNNNNNNNNNNNNNNNNNNNNNNNNNNNNNNNNNNNNNNNNNNNNNNNNNNNNNNNNNNNNNNNNNNNNNNNNNNNNNNNNNNNNNNNNNNNNNNNNNNNNNNNNNNNNNNNNNNNNNNNNNNNNNNNNNNNNNNNNNNNNNNNNNNNNNNNNNNNNNNNNNNNNNNNNNNNNNNNNNNNNNNNNNNNNNNNNNNNNNNNNNNNNNNNNNNNNNNNNNNNNNNNNNNNNNNNNNNNNNNNNNNNNNNNNNNNNNNNNNNNNNNNNNNNNNNNNNNNNNNNNNNNNNNNNNNNNNNNNNNNNNNNNNNNNNNNNNNNNNNNNNNNNNNNNNNNNNNNNNNNNNNNNNNNNNNNNNNNNNNNNNNNNNNNNNNNNNNNNNNNNNNNNNNNNNNNNNNNNNNNNNNNNNNNNNNNNNNNNNNNNNNNNNNNNNNNNNNNNNNNNNNNNNNNNNNNNNNNNNNNNNNNNNNNNNNNNNNNNNNNNNNNNNNNNNNNNNNNNNNNNNNNNNNNNNNNNNNNNNNNNNNNNNNNNNNNNNNNNNNNNNNNNNNNNNNNNNNNNNNNNNNNNNNNNNNNNNNNNNNNNNNNNNNNNNNNNNNNNNNNNNNNNNNNNNNNNNNNNNNNNNNNNNNNNNNNNNNNNNNNNNNNNNNNNNNNNNNNNNNNNNNNNNNNNNNNNNNNNNNNNNNNNNNNNNNNNNNNNNNNNNNNNNNNNNNNNNNNNNNNNNNNNNNNNNNNNNNNNNNNNNNNNNNNNNNNNNNNNNNNNNNNNNNNNNNNNNNNNNNNNNNNNNNNNNNNNNNNNNNNNNNNNNNNNNNNNNNNNNNNNNNNNNNNNNNNNNNNNNNNNNNNNNNNNNNNNNNNNNNNNNNNNNNNNNNNNNNNNNNNNNNNNNNNNNNNNNNNNNNNNNNNNNNNNNNNNNNNNNNNNNNNNNNNNNNNNNNNNNNNNNNNNNNNNNNNNNNNNNNNNNNNNNNNNNNNNNNNNNNNNNNNNNNNNNNNNNNNNNNNNNNNNNNNNNNNNNNNNNNNNNNNNNNNNNNNNNNNNNNNNNNNNNNNNNNNNNNNNNNNNNNNNNNNNNNNNNNNNNNNNNNNNNNNNNNNNNNNNNNNNNNNNNNNNNNNNNNNNNNNNNNNNNNNNNNNNNNNNNNNNNNNNNNNNNNNNNNNNNNNNNNNNNNNNNNNNNNNNNNNNNNNNNNNNNNNNNNNNNNNNNNNNNNNNNNNNNNNNNNNNNNNNNNNNNNNNNNNNNNNNNNNNNNNNNNNNNNNNNNNNNNNNNNNNNNNNNNNNNNNNNNNNNNNNNNNNNNNNNNNNNNNNNNNNNNNNNNNNNNNNNNNNNNNNNNNNNNNNNNNNNNNNNNNNNNNNNNNNNNNNNNNNNNNNNNNNNNNNNNNNNNNNNNNNNNNNNNNNNNNNNNNNNNNNNNNNNNNNNNNNNNNNNNNNNNNNNNNNNNNNNNNNNNNNNNNNNNNNNNNNNNNNNNNNNNNNNNNNNNNNNNNNNNNNNNNNNNNNNNNNNNNNNNNNNNNNNNNNNNNNNNNNNNNNNNNNNNNNNNNNNNNNNNNNNNNNNNNNNNNNNNNNNNNNNNNNNNNNNNNNNNNNNNNNNNNNNNNNNNNNNNNNNNNNNNNNNNNNNNNNNNNNNNNNNNNNNNNNNNNNNNNNNNNNNNNNNNNNNNNNNNNNNNNNNNNNNNNNNNNNNNNNNNNNNNNNNNNNNNNNNNNNNNNNNNNNNNNNNNNNNNNNNNNNNNNNNNNNNNNNNNNNNNNNNNNNNNNNNNNNNNNNNNNNNNNNNNNNNNNNNNNNNNNNNNNNNNNNNNNNNNNNNNNNNNNNNNNNNNNNNNNNNNNNNNNNNNNNNNNNNNNNNNNNNNNNNNNNNNNNNNNNNNNNNNNNNNNNNNNNNNNNNNNNNNNNNNNNNNNNNNNNNNNNNNNNNNNNNNNNNNNNNNNNNNNNNNNNNNNNNNNNNNNNNNNNNNNNNNNNNNNNNNNNNNNNNNNNNNNNNNNNNNNNNNNNNNNNNNNNNNNNNNNNNNNNNNNNNNNNNNNNNNNNNNNNNNNNNNNNNNNNNNNNNNNNNNNNNNNNNNNNNNNNNNNNNNNNNNNNNNNNNNNNNNNNNNNNNNNNNNNNNNNNNNNNNNNNNNNNNNNNNNNNNNNNNNNNNNNNNNNNNNNNNNNNNNNNNNNNNNNNNNNNNNNNNNNNNNNNNNNNNNNNNNNNNNNNNNNNNNNNNNNNNNNNNNNNNNNNNNNNNNNNNNNNNNNNNNNNNNNNNNNNNNNNNNNNNNNNNNNNNNNNNNNNNNNNNNNNNNNNNNNNNNNNNNNNNNNNNNNNNNNNNNNNNNNNNNNNNNNNNNNNNNNNNNNNNNNNNNNNNNNNNNNNNNNNNNNNNNNNNNNNNNNNNNNNNNNNNNNNNNNNNNNNNNNNNNNNNNNNNNNNNNNNNNNNNNNNNNNNNNNNNNNNNNNNNNNNNNNNNNNNNNNNNNNNNNNNNNNNNNNNNNNNNNNNNNNNNNNNNNNNNNNNNNNNNNNNNNNNNNNNNNNNNNNNNNNNNNNNNNNNNNNNNNNNNNNNNNNNNNNNNNNNNNNNNNNNNNNNNNNNNNNNNNNNNNNNNNNNNNNNNNNNNNNNNNNNNNNNNNNNNNNNNNNNNNNNNNNNNNNNNNNNNNNNNNNNNNNNNNNNNNNNNNNNNNNNNNNNNNNNNNNNNNNNNNNNNNNNNNNNNNNNNNNNNNNNNNNNNNNNNNNNNNNNNNNNNNNNNNNNNNNNNNNNNNNNNNNNNNNNNNNNNNNNNNNNNNNNNNNNNNNNNNNNNNNNNNNNNNNNNNNNNNNNNNNNNNNNNNNNNNNNNNNNNNNNNNNNNNNNNNNNNNNNNNNNNNNNNNNNNNNNNNNNNNNNNNNNNNNNNNNNNNNNNNNNNNNNNNNNNNNNNNNNNNNNNNNNNNNNNNNNNNNNNNNNNNNNNNNNNNNNNNNNNNNNNNNNNNNNNNNNNNNNNNNNNNNNNNNNNNNNNNNNNNNNNNNNNNNNNNNNNNNNNNNNNNNNNNNNNNNNNNNNNNNNNNNNNNNNNNNNNNNNNNNNNNNNNNNNNNNNNNNNNNNNNNNNNNNNNNNNNNNNNNNNNNNNNNNNNNNNNNNNNNNNNNNNNNNNNNNNNNNNNNNNNNNNNNNNNNNNNNNNNNNNNNNNNNNNNNNNNNNNNNNNNNNNNNNNNNNNNNNNNNNNNNNNNNNNNNNNNNNNNNNNNNNNNNNNNNNNNNNNNNNNNNNNNNNNNNNNNNNNNNNNNNNNNNNNNNNNNNNNNNNNNNNNNNNNNNNNNNNNNNNNNNNNNNNNNNNNNNNNNNNNNNNNNNNNNNNNNNNNNNNNNNNNNNNNNNNNNNNNNNNNNNNNNNNNNNNNNNNNNNNNNNNNNNNNNNNNNNNNNNNNNNNNNNNNNNNNNNNNNNNNNNNNNNNNNNNNNNNNNNNNNNNNNNNNNNNNNNNNNNNNNNNNNNNNNNNNNNNNNNNNNNNNNNNNATGTACTACTTTCTGTCCATGCTGGCCCTCACCGATGTGGGCCTCACACTGTCCACACTGCCCACCACCCTGGCTGTGCTCTGGTTTGACCATTGGCTCATCGGCTTCAATGCCTGCCTGGTCCAGATGTTCTTCCTCCATTCTTTCTCTGTGGTGGAGTCGTCGGTGCTCCTGGCCATGTCATTTGACCGTTTTGTGGCCATCTCCAACCCTCTTCACTATGCAGCTGTCCTCACCGATAATGTCATCATTAGTATTGGACTGGCCATTGTGGCCCATGCAACCCTTTGTCTCTTCCCAGTGCCCTTCCTGCTTAAACGTCTGAACTTCTGCCCTAATAAGATCCTCTTGTCCCACTCATTCTGTTTCCATCCTGATGTGATGAGAAGAGCCTGTGCTGACATCACAATAAACATCCTCTATGGGCTTTGTATGGCACTGTCCACCGGTGGCATTGATTCTCTGCTCATCGTTCTCTCCTACATTCTCCTCCTACACACAGTGCTAGGACTGGCATCTCCCAGGGAACGCATCCGAGCCTTCAACACGTGTGTCTCCCATATCCTGgctgtttttgtcttcttcatcCCAGGCATTACTCTGTCCATGATACACCGTTTTGGGGGGCACCTACCTCCCATTGTACATGCCTTAGTTGCCTATACATACCTGGTGGTGCCCCCTGTGCTCAACCCCATCATCTACAGTGTGAAATCCAAG of Mustela nigripes isolate SB6536 chromosome 1, MUSNIG.SB6536, whole genome shotgun sequence contains these proteins:
- the LOC132011790 gene encoding olfactory receptor 51G1-like, with amino-acid sequence MYYFLSMLALTDVGLTLSTLPTTLAVLWFDHWLIGFNACLVQMFFLHSFSVVESSVLLAMSFDRFVAISNPLHYAAVLTDNVIISIGLAIVAHATLCLFPVPFLLKRLNFCPNKILLSHSFCFHPDVMRRACADITINILYGLCMALSTGGIDSLLIVLSYILLLHTVLGLASPRERIRAFNTCVSHILAVFVFFIPGITLSMIHRFGGHLPPIVHALVAYTYLVVPPVLNPIIYSVKSKPIREAMIRMLKRKDQG